The sequence below is a genomic window from bacterium.
CTGATAAGAAACAAAAGGAAATTTACACCGGAGTTTTAAGAGCATTTTTACACGGAATAAATTATAAACAGGAAGAAACCACCACAGGCTTTGATATAGACAAAAAAGTCAGAGAAATTATCGAGCAGAATAAGCCTCAAGGTTTTAATTTTTCTCATGGAACAGGGCATGGCGTAGGACTTTCGGTGCATGAATCTCCTCCGAGAATAAGCCCTTCTGAATTTTCCAAAACAAAACTTTTGCCGGGCATGGTTTTTACGATAGAGCCGGGGCTTTATTGCGAAGATTTTGGCGGGGTGAGAATCGAAAATACAGTTAAAATTACTGCTGATTTTCAAATTAAATCGCTGACAAAAGCTAATTTTGATGATAATTTAATTGATAAGAGCCTTTTAACCGAACAGGAAAATATTTGGCTTGAAAAATACCAAAAACAGGCAATAGGATAAATTTTTAGTGCAAGAAATTACAAGTCTTCAAAATCCTATAATCAAAGAAACTACTGCACTTCACCAGAAAAAATGCAGGACTGAATCCGGCATGTTTTTAATAGAAGGATTAAAGGGCGTTAACGAAGCCTTAAATTCAGGGCTTGAAATTAAATATATTTTTGTGAACAGAAGTTCAAAAATAAATTTTTTAAATTTTCCTGAAGAAAAACTTTATTTTGCGGATGAAAAAATCCTCAAAAAGATTTCCACAACTGAAACTCCTCCAGAAATTGTTGCTGTTGCAAATCAAAAAAAGTTTGTTTTAAAAGATTTATTTAAAGAAAAAAATCCTTTAATCCTTGTTTTGGAAAACATAAAAGATGCTGGAAATCTCGGAACAATTATCAGAACAGCCAAAGCCTCAAACATTTCCGGCATTATTTTGACCGGAGAGTGTATAGACATTTACAATCCTAAAGTCGTAAGGTCTTCTGCCACTAATTTATGGAAAATTCCTGTTGTTTTTTTCAAAGAAACAGGAATTATAAGAAAAGAGCTGGAAAATTTCGGGCATTTTCAATTTTTGGCGACAAAAATCAAAAATGATACAAAACAAAGCTTATATCATGAAATTGACTATAAACAGGCAACCATAGTATTTTTTGGCTCAGAAGCCGAGGGTATTTCTGATATATTATCAAGTCAGGCGGATGAATTTGTAAAAATACCCATGAATGAAGCTGTTGAATCGCTTAATTTAAGCATTTCAGCAGGAATTATTATGTATGAAGCTTTTAAACAAAGAAAGGCCTAAAAATGCAAAAACTCAGCATAAAAACTTCAAGAAAAAATGAATTAATAGACATAACAGCGCAAATCAAGAAAACCATTGAGAATTTGGAAGTAAAAGACGGCATTTGTGTTGTGTTTTGTTCGCATACAACAGCAGGGCTTACTGTTAATGAAGCTTTTGACCCGAGTGTAAAAGACGATATACTTTTTAGTTTAAATAAAATTTCTCCTGATTACATGGATTTTCGCCATTCTGAAGGAAATTCCGATGCGCATGTGAAAGCCAGCCTTATGGGAAGTTCCTTGAATTTAATAATTAAAGACGGAAATATAAAGCTAGGACAGTGGCAGGGTATCTATTTTACGGAATTTGACGGTCCTCGAAGCAGAGAAATCTGGATTAAAGTTATTAAAGGATAAAAAAAGCCGCCAATATGGCGGCTTTTAATTCTAATTTTATTTATTAAAATAAATACATCTTAATTTTTTGTTACAAAAAGGCACTTTTCTCAACTTGATTGTTTTTATTAATATATACCAAATCTATATTAAATAAGTATTTAGTATTAAGAGGATATTCAAGTTAAGGAGACAAACATGTTAATTAACAATTCCAGTGCAGTTGGAGCAACACGGCTTCCTGAAAGTACCGGTGTTCTAGGAGCTGCATCGCCGCCTGTTTTTACTGCGTCGATTTTTAGCAGCCCGGGTGTTTCCAGAGGCGGAACAGAAACAACCGGAGTAAATTCATTTAGCGCCTCTTCGTCATCTTCTTCTTCCGGAAGCGGTTCTGGCTTAAATGTTATGAGCTAGAATTATTTAAATTACGGAGTAGCAGCTTAATGCAAAAAAATTTATCAAAAACCTTCGGAATTTTTGGAATATTGATTATTCTTTCAATGTTTATTAACATAGTAAATTATATTGATAACCAAAATAACCCGAGCATAGAATCACAAATAGTCTCTGCTTTTGCAGGTTAACTGTATAAAATATACACATAACTTTAAAAATTTATAACTTTTTTACAAAGAGAAAAAGAGCTGACAATCAGCTCTTTTTCTCTTTGTAAATTTATTCTTTTACACTACGCCAAATATTTTTAAATAAAGAAATATTGAAGCGGCAATAAGTATTGTTCCGCTGAATTTGTTAAAGTGATGTGAAAAAGTTTTTAGAATACTACTTTTTTTAAACATTGAAGTAAATAAACCTGCAAAAACAAGGATTACGCTTTGACCGAGTGCATAGCAAAAAAGCAGGAGTCCTCCGAGCATTAAATTTGCCTTAAGTGAAGCGTAGGCCATAATTCCTGCCAGAATAGGCGTTGAACATGGAGTCGATGCCAGAGCAAATGTGCCTCCTAAAATAATCGGGTATAAAATCAGGTTGTTATTGTTGTTTTTAGGCATTTGCTTGATTATAATCGGCATAGGAACTTCTATGACTTCAAGCAGACTTAAGCCCATTACCATAATTAATGAAGAAAGTACAAGTCCGAAAACAGGATTTACATGAAAGCCAAGAGCTTTTCCAGTAAATGCTGCAATCATTCCCAGAGTTGTTAATACCGCAGAAAGACCAAATACAAAACATAAAACCTGAATAACATTTCTTTTTGTTGTATTTTCTGAATAACCTCCGACATAACCCATTATTACCGGTAATATTCCTAAAGTACACGGCGATAAAGAGCTGACTATACCTCCTATAAAGATAAGAACTATAATCCACGGCGAAAAATGGTGTAATTGTCCTGAGAAGATATTTGTTAATAAATTATTCATTTGATTATACTATCTATGCACCTTTCTATCTCTTCTTTAGGAATTGCTCCTTCTGTAACTTTTACTATTTTACCGTTTTTATTGATAAAGACTAGTGTCGGAACTACTCTCACATTGTATTTTTGCATTAAAGATTGCGTTGCGGGAGTTCCGTCTGCAACGTCAATATCGACAAATAAAACTTTTCCCTTGTATTCTTGTTCTATCGAACCGTAGTAACCTGCAAGTTTTCTACATTCCGAGCACATTGTCTGGCTAAAATGAAGAACTTTTGGCTGATTTGTGGCTTCTGCAAGTGCTGCGGAGGAAATACTTTCTTTGGGTGCTCTTGTTACATAATAGAGTAATACCGGCAATGCAAAAACTAAAAGGATAACGAGTAAACTTGATTTTCTGTTCATTTTA
It includes:
- a CDS encoding RNA methyltransferase encodes the protein MQEITSLQNPIIKETTALHQKKCRTESGMFLIEGLKGVNEALNSGLEIKYIFVNRSSKINFLNFPEEKLYFADEKILKKISTTETPPEIVAVANQKKFVLKDLFKEKNPLILVLENIKDAGNLGTIIRTAKASNISGIILTGECIDIYNPKVVRSSATNLWKIPVVFFKETGIIRKELENFGHFQFLATKIKNDTKQSLYHEIDYKQATIVFFGSEAEGISDILSSQADEFVKIPMNEAVESLNLSISAGIIMYEAFKQRKA
- a CDS encoding secondary thiamine-phosphate synthase enzyme YjbQ, translated to MQKLSIKTSRKNELIDITAQIKKTIENLEVKDGICVVFCSHTTAGLTVNEAFDPSVKDDILFSLNKISPDYMDFRHSEGNSDAHVKASLMGSSLNLIIKDGNIKLGQWQGIYFTEFDGPRSREIWIKVIKG
- a CDS encoding cytochrome c biogenesis protein CcdA; the encoded protein is MNNLLTNIFSGQLHHFSPWIIVLIFIGGIVSSLSPCTLGILPVIMGYVGGYSENTTKRNVIQVLCFVFGLSAVLTTLGMIAAFTGKALGFHVNPVFGLVLSSLIMVMGLSLLEVIEVPMPIIIKQMPKNNNNNLILYPIILGGTFALASTPCSTPILAGIMAYASLKANLMLGGLLLFCYALGQSVILVFAGLFTSMFKKSSILKTFSHHFNKFSGTILIAASIFLYLKIFGVV
- a CDS encoding thioredoxin family protein; protein product: MNRKSSLLVILLVFALPVLLYYVTRAPKESISSAALAEATNQPKVLHFSQTMCSECRKLAGYYGSIEQEYKGKVLFVDIDVADGTPATQSLMQKYNVRVVPTLVFINKNGKIVKVTEGAIPKEEIERCIDSIIK